From Chiloscyllium punctatum isolate Juve2018m chromosome 36, sChiPun1.3, whole genome shotgun sequence, the proteins below share one genomic window:
- the LOC140460857 gene encoding uncharacterized protein — protein sequence MEKPEESRPVEEPWKCGDCGKGFRFPSALETHRRSHTGERPFLCTDCGKAFRHSSHLLAHQQDHTGERPFRCPECGKAFVFFSALLAHQRVHTGERPFSCPECGKAFRYSSTLLSHRRVHTGERPFSCPECGKAFSDSSTLRSHRRVHTGKRPFSCPECGKAFTHVSSLMRHQQIHTGERPFSCPECGKAFTQATTLLTHQRVHMGERPFSCPECGKAFSSSSTLLTHQHVHTGERPFTCSQCGKGFTCSSNLRSHQRVHTGERPFSCPECGKAFSDSSTLLWHQRIHTGERPFTCSQCGKGFTYSSHLRKHQRVHVPSQGD from the coding sequence atggagaaaccagaggaatcccgccccgtggaggaaccgtggaagtgtggcgactgtgggaaaggcttccgtttcccgtctgccctggagactcatcggcgcagtcacaccggggagaggccattcctcTGCACCGactgtgggaaggccttcagacattcctcccacctgctggcccaccagcaggaccacacgggggagaggcccttccgctgccctgagtgcgggaaggccttcgtGTTTTTCTCTGCCCTGTtggcccaccagcgggtccacacaggagagaggccgttcagctgccccgagtgcgggaaggccttcaggtaTTCCTCCACCCTGTTGagccaccggcgggtccacacgggggagaggcccttcagctgccccgagtgtgggaaggccttcagcgattcctccaccctgcgGAGTCACCGGCGtgtccacacagggaagaggcccttcagctgccccgagtgtgggaaggcctttacccacgtctcctccctgatgaggcaccagcagatccacacgggggagaggcccttcagctgccccgagtgtgggaaggcctttacccaggccaccaccctgctgacccaccagcgggtccacatgggggagaggcccttcagctgccccgagtgcgggaaggccttcagcagttcctccaccctgctgacccaccagcatgtccacacgggggagagaccgttcacctgctctcagtgcgggaagggcttcacgtgctcctccaacctgcggagccaccagcgggtccacacgggggagaggcccttcagctgccccgagtgtgggaaggccttcagcgactcCTCCACCCTGCTGTGGCACCAacggatccacaccggggagaggccattcacctgctctcagtgcgggaagggcttcacctactcctcccacctgcggaagcaccagcgagttcacgtgccatcgcagggggattga